Proteins co-encoded in one Streptosporangiales bacterium genomic window:
- the uvrC gene encoding excinuclease ABC subunit UvrC translates to MADPASYRPEPGAVPDSPGVYRFRDAHGRVIYVGKAKGLRSRLNSYFADVLLHPRTHQMVRTAASVDWVVVNTEVEALQLEYSWIKEYDPRFNVKYRDDKSYPFLAVTLHEEYPRLQVYRGAKRKGVRYFGPYSHAWAIRETLDLMLRVFPARTCSAGVFRRSHQIGRPCLLGYIGKCSAPCVDRVTADEHRQIVDDFCDFMSGRTGPYIRRLEKEMRAASAALDYERAARLRDDIGTLNRALEKQAVVLSDGTDCDVVALAQDDLEAAVQVFYVRGGRVRGQRGWVVDKVEDVTTGDLVEQFVTRTYGDGDVPRELLVPALPGDLTAVEAWLSERRGGGVALRVPQRGDKRILLETVEKNAQHSLALHKTRRAGDLTARSLALQEIQEALALGEAPLRIECVDVSNLQGSDVVASMVVFEDGLARKSEYRRFTVKGLAGQNDVASIHEVVTRRFRRLLESRQQTGELDVMGAETGGEADAVDHGPIDPETGRPRKFAYPPNLFVVDGGAPQVAAAQRALDELGIDDVAVCGLAKRLEEVWQPGQSDPVILPRTSEGLYLLQRVRDEAHRFAVTFHRQRRSKGMTRSVLDTVPGLGDTRRKALLRHFGSLKKLREASVDEITTVPGIGRQTAESVVAALERSTGT, encoded by the coding sequence CCGGTCGCGGCTCAACTCCTACTTCGCCGACGTCCTGCTGCACCCGCGTACGCACCAGATGGTGCGCACCGCCGCGTCGGTCGACTGGGTGGTCGTCAACACCGAGGTCGAGGCGCTCCAGCTGGAGTACTCCTGGATCAAGGAGTACGACCCCCGCTTCAACGTGAAGTACCGCGACGACAAGAGCTACCCGTTCCTCGCCGTGACCCTGCACGAGGAGTACCCGCGGCTCCAGGTCTACCGGGGAGCCAAGCGCAAGGGCGTCAGGTACTTCGGCCCCTACTCCCATGCCTGGGCGATCCGCGAGACGCTCGACCTGATGCTGCGCGTCTTCCCCGCCCGCACGTGCTCGGCGGGGGTCTTCCGCCGTTCGCACCAGATCGGCAGGCCGTGCCTGCTCGGCTACATCGGCAAGTGCTCGGCGCCGTGCGTCGACCGGGTCACGGCGGACGAGCACCGGCAGATCGTCGACGACTTCTGCGACTTCATGTCCGGGCGCACGGGACCGTACATCCGCCGGCTGGAGAAGGAGATGCGCGCGGCGTCGGCCGCGCTCGACTACGAGCGGGCGGCGCGGCTGCGCGACGACATCGGCACGCTCAACCGCGCGCTCGAGAAGCAGGCGGTCGTCCTGTCCGACGGCACCGACTGCGACGTCGTCGCGCTCGCGCAGGACGACCTCGAGGCCGCCGTGCAGGTGTTCTACGTGCGCGGCGGACGCGTCCGCGGGCAGCGCGGCTGGGTCGTCGACAAGGTCGAGGACGTCACGACCGGCGACCTCGTCGAGCAGTTCGTGACCCGCACGTACGGCGACGGCGACGTGCCGCGAGAGCTCCTCGTGCCCGCGCTGCCGGGCGACCTGACGGCCGTGGAGGCGTGGCTGTCCGAGCGCCGGGGCGGCGGGGTCGCGCTGCGGGTGCCGCAACGCGGCGACAAGCGCATCCTCCTGGAGACGGTCGAGAAGAACGCGCAGCACTCGCTCGCCCTGCACAAGACGAGACGCGCGGGCGACCTCACCGCGCGCAGCCTGGCGCTCCAGGAGATCCAGGAGGCGCTGGCCCTCGGCGAGGCGCCGCTGCGCATCGAGTGCGTCGACGTGTCCAACCTGCAGGGCAGCGACGTCGTGGCGTCGATGGTGGTCTTCGAGGACGGACTGGCCCGCAAGTCCGAGTACCGCAGGTTCACCGTGAAGGGTCTCGCCGGACAGAACGACGTCGCCTCGATCCACGAGGTCGTGACCCGCCGGTTCCGGCGGTTGCTCGAGAGCCGGCAGCAGACCGGCGAGCTCGACGTCATGGGCGCCGAGACCGGCGGTGAGGCGGACGCCGTCGACCACGGCCCGATCGACCCCGAGACCGGCCGGCCGCGCAAGTTCGCCTACCCGCCGAACCTGTTCGTCGTCGACGGCGGAGCGCCGCAGGTCGCCGCGGCGCAGCGCGCGCTCGACGAGCTCGGCATCGACGACGTCGCCGTCTGCGGGCTCGCGAAGCGCCTCGAGGAGGTCTGGCAGCCGGGCCAGTCCGACCCCGTGATCCTGCCCCGCACGAGCGAGGGACTGTACCTCCTGCAACGTGTTCGCGACGAAGCGCACCGTTTCGCTGTTACGTTTCACCGCCAACGACGATCCAAGGGCATGACGCGTAGCGTGTTGGACACCGTGCCCGGGCTGGGCGACACGCGACGCAAGGCGCTGCTCCGTCACTTCGGGTCGTTGAAGAAGCTGCGGGAGGCGTCGGTGGACGAGATCACCACCGTGCCCGGGATCGGCCGTCAGACCGCGGAGTCGGTGGTCGCGGCGTTGGAACGGAGCACCGGGACCTAG
- the rapZ gene encoding RNase adapter RapZ — MGGVDAKPGGPPPDIVLVTGMSGAGRSTAANYLEDLDWYVVDNLPPALIGTLADLGARTQGAIARLAVVIDVRSRAFTSDLLESVHELRKRGVLTKVLFLEAADAVLVRRYESVRRPHPLQSGEGIIDGIAKERERLGAVRGEADLVIDTSDLNVHELRHKIVQAFSGPDEPRLRVTVMSFGYKYGLPVDADMVADCRFLPNPHWVPELRALTGQDDQVRDYVLGREGATEFVDTYVELLSIVERGYVNEGKRFSTFAVGCTGGKHRSVAIAEALAHRLAGNGVDVHVHHRDLGRE; from the coding sequence ATGGGGGGCGTCGACGCGAAGCCGGGGGGACCGCCCCCGGACATCGTGCTCGTCACGGGCATGTCCGGGGCGGGCCGCAGCACGGCGGCGAACTACCTCGAGGACCTCGACTGGTACGTCGTCGACAACCTGCCGCCGGCGCTGATCGGCACGCTCGCCGACCTCGGCGCGCGCACGCAGGGCGCGATCGCGCGCCTCGCGGTGGTCATCGACGTCCGCAGCCGCGCGTTCACCTCCGACCTGCTGGAGTCCGTGCACGAGCTGCGGAAGCGCGGCGTGCTCACGAAGGTCCTGTTCCTGGAGGCCGCCGACGCCGTCCTCGTGCGCCGGTACGAGAGCGTCCGCCGGCCGCACCCGCTGCAGAGCGGCGAGGGCATCATCGACGGCATCGCCAAGGAGCGCGAACGACTCGGTGCCGTTAGGGGCGAGGCCGACCTCGTCATCGACACCAGCGACCTCAACGTCCACGAGCTGCGGCACAAGATCGTGCAGGCGTTCTCCGGGCCCGACGAGCCCCGGCTGCGCGTGACGGTGATGTCGTTCGGCTACAAGTACGGCCTCCCCGTCGATGCCGACATGGTGGCCGACTGCCGCTTCCTGCCCAACCCGCACTGGGTGCCCGAGCTGCGCGCGCTGACCGGACAGGATGACCAGGTGCGCGACTACGTCCTCGGCCGGGAGGGCGCCACCGAGTTCGTCGACACCTACGTCGAGCTGCTGTCGATCGTGGAGCGGGGCTACGTCAACGAGGGAAAGCGGTTCTCGACCTTCGCCGTAGGCTGCACGGGAGGCAAGCACCGGAGCGTCGCCATCGCCGAGGCCCTCGCCCATCGGCTCGCTGGCAACGGCGTCGACGTGCACGTCCACCACCGGGACCTCGGCCGCGAGTAG